A DNA window from Fragaria vesca subsp. vesca linkage group LG3, FraVesHawaii_1.0, whole genome shotgun sequence contains the following coding sequences:
- the LOC101299940 gene encoding uncharacterized protein LOC101299940 produces MRQQRSKNPSETLTMPEEEEGGRFFACYLLTSRCPRYKGHTYIGFTVNPRRRIRQHNGEIGRGAWRTKKKRPWEMALCIYGFPTNTSALQFEWAWQNPYVSKAVRKAAANFKSLGGFANKIKLAYTMLTLPPWESLNLTVNFFSTEHTKHAAGCPRLPEQMKVKICPMDELPSCISDDVSDNEDEWYNEKENDETMNISTLSEPVVPNSADDQHNDIGNRSNEVYAQDKEVGEDEWYNDKVSDEAMNSGLSWEETLSNFMVRDSANDLEMDTGNTSSQVSRCNEEVQEDITGEFITSPLRMPYSNVIPSFDTEASKNIGLFDDSTVELDRPARKQSPAIIVADEEQSPRNSYLRPCDSEVVDLITPSPLCRNGLCGKKSRVPTSYPEIIDLTKSPNFIQL; encoded by the exons ATGAGGCAGCAGAGAAGCAAGAACCCATCAGAAACCCTAACCATGCCAGAAGAAGAAGAAGGAGGCCGATTCTTCGCTTGCTATCTTCTGACGTCACGCTGCCCCCGTTACAAGGGCCACACCTATATTGG ATTCACGGTGAATCCACGGCGGAGGATACGGCAGCACAATGGGGAAATTGGGCGAGGTGCTTGGAGGACCAAGAAGAAGCGGCCGTGGGAGATGGCCTTGTGCATTTATGGCTTCCCAACTAACACTTCAGCTCTCCAG TTTGAATGGGCCTGGCAGAACCCATATGTATCAAAGGCAGTAAGGAAAGCTGCAGCAAACTTTAAATCCCTCGGAGGATTTGCCAATAAGATCAAACTTGCATACACAATGCTCACCTTACCGCCTTGGGAGAG CTTGAACCTCACCGTGAACTTTTTTTCAACTGAGCATACCAAGCATGCTGCTGGTTGTCCACGCCTCCCGGAACAGATGAAGGTTAAAATTTGCCCCATGGATGAGCTTCCTTCATGTATATCAGATGATGTTTCGGACAATGAAGATGAGTGGTATAATGAAAAAGAAAATGATGAAACTATGAATATCAGTACATTATCAGAACCTGTAGTTCCTAATTCGGCAGATGATCAGCATAATGATATTGGCAATAGAAGTAACGAAGTCTATGCACAGGATAAAGAAGTAGGAGAAGATGAGTGGTATAATGATAAGGTATCTGATGAAGCTATGAACAGTGGTCTATCATGGGAAGAAACATTATCAAATTTTATGGTTCGTGATTCAGCAAATGACCTGGAAATGGATACTGGCAATACATCTAGTCAAGTTTCTAGATGCAATGAAGAAGTACAAGAAGATATCACTGGGGAATTTATCACATCACCACTGAGAATGCCATACTCCAATGTCATTCCATCATTTGATACAGAAGCAAGTAAGAATATAGGTTTGTTTGATGACAGTACTGTCGAGTTGGATCGACCTGCAAGGAAACAATCACCAGCTATAATAGTTGCGGATGAGGAACAGTCACCAAGAAATAGTTATCTCAGGCCTTGTGATTCTGAGGTAGTGGATTTGATAACTCCATCACCATTGTGCAGAAATGGTTTATGTGGCAAGAAGAGTAGAGTTCCTACATCTTATCCTGAAATTATCGACCTGACCAAGTCTCCTAATTTCATCCAGTTATAG
- the LOC101300228 gene encoding CBL-interacting serine/threonine-protein kinase 10-like yields MVLKLEMDNKSYILMQRYELGRQLGKGTFAKVYYARSLITNQAVAIKVVDKEKIMKVGLMDQIKREISVMRLVRHPNIIHLYEVLATKTKIYFVIEYAKGGELFNKVAKGKLKEDVARKYFQQLINALDFCHSRGVYHRDIKPENLLLDENDNLKISDFGLSALAESKRQDGLLHTTCGTPAYVAPEVINRKGYDGVKADVWSCGVVLYVLLAGYLPFHDSNLMEMYRKIGKAEFRCPNWFSPEARRLLCKMLDPNPNTRITLAKVRESSWFRRGPKSKEKEVAPAATEASSPSENENNLAVEANQESGRPSNLNAFDIISLSDGFDLSGLFEKNSLSREARFTSRKPATVIISKLEEMAKYLKLKVNKKDHGLLKMDRLQEGRKGFLSIDAEIFEITPNFHLVEVKKSNGDTMEYQQMLEDIRPALRDIVWVWQGEQEQTSQVQQLQEQEEVQQQQQEQLPQNPPQL; encoded by the coding sequence ATGGTGTTGAAGCTTGAAATGGATAATAAGTCTTATATATTGATGCAAAGGTACGAGTTAGGGAGACAACTGGGTAAAGGCACTTTTGCCAAGGTTTACTATGCAAGGAGCTTGATAACAAATCAGGCTGTGGCGATCAAGGTTGTTGACAAAGAGAAGATTATGAAGGTAGGGCTGATGGATCAGATAAAGCGTGAGATATCTGTTATGAGACTGGTTAGACATCCCAATATTATACACCTTTATGAGGTCTTGGCAACCAAAACTAAGATATACTTTGTCATTGAGTATGCTAAAGGTGGTGAGCTATTTAACAAGGTTGCTAAAGGAAAGCTGAAGGAGGATGTCGCACGGAAGTATTTCCAGCAGCTGATCAATGCTCTTGATTTCTGTCATAGCAGGGGAGTTTATCACCGGGATATTAAGCCAGAGAACTTGTTGCTAGATGAGAATGATAATTTGAAGATATCTGATTTTGGGTTAAGTGCCCTTGCAGAAAGCAAGCGCCAAGATGGTCTGCTTCATACCACTTGTGGTACTCCTGCCTATGTTGCTCCAGAAGTCATTAATCGGAAAGGCTATGATGGTGTGAAAGCTGATGTTTGGTCTTGTGGGGTGGTCTTGTATGTCTTATTGGCTGGTTATCTCCCGTTTCATGATTCAAATTTGATGGAGATGTACAGGAAAATCGGTAAAGCAGAGTTCAGATGCCCTAATTGGTTCTCACCAGAAGCACGTAGGCTATTGTGCAAGATGTTGGATCCAAATCCCAACACTAGAATTACCTTGGCGAAAGTTAGGGAAAGTTCTTGGTTCAGAAGAGGACCAAAATCCAAAGAGAAAGAGGTGGCTCCGGCGGCAACAGAAGCTTCCAGTCCCAGTGAGAATGAGAATAATTTGGCTGTTGAGGCAAACCAAGAGTCAGGGAGACCTTCAAACTTGAATGCTTTTGATATTATATCCCTATCTGATGGGTTTGATCTGTCCGGCTTGTTCGAGAAAAATTCTCTAAGTAGGGAAGCAAGATTCACTTCAAGAAAGCCTGCCACAGTCATCATCTCCAAGCTAGAAGAAATGGCCAAGTATCTGAAGCTAAAAGTGAATAAGAAGGATCATGGATTGTTGAAAATGGATAGACTGCAGGAAGGCAGAAAGGGTTTTTTGTCCATTGATGCAGAGATATTTGAGATCACTCCGAATTTTCATTTAGTAGAGGTCAAGAAATCAAATGGAGATACAATGGAATACCAGCAGATGTTGGAAGACATAAGGCCTGCTCTGCGAGATATTGTCTGGGTTTGGCAAGGGGAGCAAGAACAGACATCGCAGGTGCAGCAGCTACAAGAACAAGAAGAAGTGCAACAGCAACAACAAGAACAATTGCCTCAGAATCCGCCACAACTATAA
- the LOC101300516 gene encoding uncharacterized protein LOC101300516, with protein MEEPLHRFQFHSIGSLNQSTNNRDRPKTKIKNSKSLLLLNIFPKLRSRKASTPSSPASSSSPSNSRSSSTSSASSVTYYSVPSSPVSTPARNHCARGRTLPSPRVQPEFDSGMLYPHEYGYGSRVSTTTTSGNCYSHLIKVLLREFHQ; from the exons ATGGAAGAGCCTCTGCATCGGTTTCAGTTCCATTCAATTGGGAGTCTCAACCAG TCCACAAATAACAGGGACAGGCCTAAAACGAAAATCAAGAACTCGAAATCTCTTCTTTTACTCAACATTTTCCCAAAGCTGCGATCAAGAAAAGCATCAACCCCATCATCACCGGCCTCTTCTTCTTCTCCATCAAATTCAAGGTCGTCGTCAACATCATCAGCTTCTTCTGTGACTTACTATTCGGTGCCGTCTTCTCCTGTGAGTACACCGGCGAGAAATCACTGCGCACGAGGTCGAACATTGCCGAGCCCTAGGGTACAACCGGAATTCGATTCAGGGATGCTGTATCCGCATGAGTATGGCTATGGCTCAAGGGTTTCAACTACTACTACTTCAGGTAATTGTTATTCGCACTTGATCAAGGTATTGCTTAGGGAATTTCACCAGTAA
- the LOC101300801 gene encoding LOB domain-containing protein 13-like — MVMMSRQNNSFGQLPGMTTLNTITPCAACKLLRRRCAEECPFSPYFSPHEPHKFASVHKVFGASNVSKLLMEVPENQRADAANSLVYEANLRIRDPVYGCMGVISDLQQKVQSLQAELHAVRTEIVRYRYKELAASQILSSRDQIHPHHAAASLVSSGMVSIAAPPQPISTSLPAVPPSSVAFSSSSSTSTSSLYTPSTNTTGYSSLSSENIPYFD, encoded by the exons ATGGTAATGATGAGTCGACAGAACAACTCATTTGGTCAACTTCCTGGGATGACAACTTTGAACACAATCACACCTTGTGCTGCATGTAAGCTCTTGAGAAGAAGATGTGCTGAAGAATGCCCTTTCTCTCCCTATTTCTCCCCACATGAACCTCACAAATTTGCATCTGTCCACAAAGTCTTTGGTGCAAGCAATGTCTCCAAGTTGCTAATG GAGGTGCCAGAAAACCAAAGAGCTGATGCTGCAAATAGTCTGGTTTATGAAGCAAACCTGAGGATAAGAGACCCTGTGTACGGATGCATGGGTGTAATTTCAGACTTGCAGCAAAAAGTTCAGTCTTTACAAGCAGAACTTCATGCTGTCAGGACAGAAATTGTGAGGTACAGATATAAAGAATTAGCAGCTAGTCAAATTCTTTCTTCTAGAGATCAGATTCATCCCCATCATGCTGCTGCTAGTTTAGTTTCTTCTGGGATGGTGTCTATTGCTGCACCACCACAACCAATTTCGACATCACTACCGGCTGTTCCTCCATCTTCGGTTGCATTTTCTTCGTCTTCTTCAACTTCAACTTCTTCTTTATATACACCCTCGACAAACACAACGGGTTATAGTTCCTTGTCAAGCGAGAACATCCCGTATTTTGATTAA
- the LOC101306711 gene encoding uncharacterized protein LOC101306711 produces the protein MNPDDPDQDVHPRSEIWELHVDGSSNNRLSGAGIIITDPEGHFYEYALRFEFKTSNNIAEYEALIAGIQLYRELGALHIHIFSDSQLVVNQGAKDFKANQNNLGSYKSLAGALLQHFTSYKLTQIPRAKTSKADALGRLATAPPESAPPDVHIEILDKPSISKAYSEIFTIETPSQPSWMDPYVAFLSNGTLPIDAQEAQRLRHKASLYLLKCLKEGSYTAVANFARRPPVPLSVIISPVPFSQWGLDFVGRLPPAPGQLKFAIVLVDYNTKWIEAEPLATITTEKVINFLWRNLYCRFGVPQAIITDNGAQFDNETFREFLSEQGTTIFYASPAHPQTNGQVEAINKLIKQNLKKRLEDVKGLWAAKLLKVLWTLRTTPIAATGESPYLLSYGTEAVIPVEMEVPSERVTTYDPETNTTGLRLNMDLLEERQDRAHLRYINKKQKIAKHYNKKFIPRPLKVGDWVMKEVIPHPTGLKAKWEGPLEIVNASGPATFYLRDTDGRVLPRPWNARHLHLYPV, from the exons ATGAACCCAGATGATCCCGACCAGGACGTCCACCCCCGGAGCGAAATTTGGGAACTCCACGTTGATGGATCCTCCAACAACAGGCTCAGTGGAGCAGGGATAATAATCACAGACCCAGAGGGCCATTTTTACGAATATGCTCTCCGGTTTGAATTCAAAACGTCCAACAACATAGCTGAATACGAGGCCCTCATAGCCGGCATTCAGCTCTATCGAGAACTCGGAGCCCTGCACATCCACATATTCAGTGATTCTCAGCTTGTAGTCAATCAAGGGGCAAAAGACTTCAAAGCCAACCAGAACAACCTAGGATCCTACAAAAGTCTAGCTGGCGCCCTCCTACAACACTTCACATCTTACAAGCTCACCCAAATCCCAAGGGCCAAGACCTCCAAGGCAGATGCTCTCGGGAGACTCGCCACAGCGCCTCCCGAGTCTGCGCCACCAGATGTGCACATAGAAATCTTAGACAAACCTAGTATTTCGAAGGCTTATTCAGAAATCTTTACTATAGAAACACCTAGCCAACCCTCATGGATGGACCCATATGTGGCATTCCTTTCCAATGGAACCTTGCCCATAGATGCACAAGAAGCACAGCGGTTACGCCACAAAGCTTCACTCTACTTGCTTAAATGCTTAAAGGAAGGAAGCTATACCGCCGTGGCCA ATTTTGCCCGTCGTCCCCCTGTTCCATTATCTGTCATCATTTCCCCAGTCCCTTTCAGCCAGTGGGGACTCGACTTCGTGGGGCGGCTACCCCCAGCCCCGGGACAACTCAAATTTGCTATCGTCCTGGTAGACTATAACACCAAATGGATAGAAGCAGAGCCCCTTGCTACAATCACAACAGAAAAAGTGATCAACTTCCTGTGGCGTAATTTATACTGCCGGTTTGGGGTACCACAAGCCATCATCACAGATAATGGGGCACAATTTGACAATGAGACATTCAGAGAATTCCTCTCTGAGCAAGGCACAACAATCTTCTATGCCTCCCCGGCACACCCCCAGACCAATGGCCAAGTGGAAGCTATAAACAAGCTCATCAAGCAAAACCTGAAAAAACGCCTAGAAGATGTTAAAGGGTTATGGGCTGCCAAGCTCCTGAAAGTCCTCTGGACACTTCGTACTACCCCCATAGCAGCCACAGGAGAATCCCCATACCTCTTGTCCTATGGCACCGAGGCAGTAATCCCCGTAGAGATGGAGGTCCCGAGTGAACGGGTCACAACATATGATCCTGAGACAAACACCACGGGATTGCGTCTCAACATGGACCTTCTCGAGGAGCGCCAGGATAGAGCACACCTCAGATATATCAACAAAAAACAAAAAATTGCCAAGCATTACAACAAAAAATTTATCCCCCGCCCTCTAAAAGTAGGGGATTGGGTCATGAAAGAGGTTATCCCCCACCCTACCGGGCTCAAGGCAAAATGGGAAGGCCCATTGGAGATAGTCAACGCCTCGGGACCAGCTACCTTCTACCTTCGTGACACCGATGGCCGAGTCCTACCTCGCCCCTGGAACGCTCGCCACCTCCACCTCTACCCTGTCTAG